CAGGCGGCCTCGCTCGGCCGCCCGAAACATTCGCTTATGCCGCTCGGATGCGGCTTTCGTAAGACAGAACGATCTCGCGAACGGATTCGAATACGCCGTCGCCGATGTCCGGCCGGTCAAGCGCGAAGGCAACGTTCGCCTCGATGAAACCCTGCTTCGAACCGCAGTCGAACGTGCGGCCTTGGTAGGGGTGCGCGTGGAACGTTTGGGTCGCCGACAGCTTCAGCATGCCGTCAGTCAGCTGGATCTCGTTGCCCGCGCCGCGCGGCTGATGTGCGAGGATCGAAAAGATCTCCGGCTGAAGGATGTAGCGGCCGTTGAGGTAGTAGTTGGACGGAGCCCGGCCCGCAGCGGGCTTTTCGACCATCTCGGTGACGGCAAAGCCGTGTCGCACCGTCTCGCCTTTGCCGACGATGCCGTATTTCGATGCCTCCTCGGGCGCGCATTGCTCGACGCCCACAACGTTGCCGCCGACCTCCCGATAGAGGTCCATGAGGCCCGCCAGGCAGCCGTGCTCACCGAAGGAGACCATGTCCGGGAGCAGGAGTGCGAACGGCTCGTCACCGATCAGGTCACGGGCGCACCATACGGCATGGCCGAGGCCGAGAGGGGCCTGCTGGCGCGTGAAGCTCACTGAGCCTGCCTTCGGCAGCATTGCTTCGAGTTCGGAGATCTGCGCCTCCTTGCCCGAG
The Ensifer sp. WSM1721 genome window above contains:
- a CDS encoding UTP--glucose-1-phosphate uridylyltransferase, with protein sequence MDRNRTVRKAVIPVAGNGTRFLPATKAVPKEMLTIVDRPVVQYAVDEARQAGIEHIVFVTSRNKQAIEDHFDDTPELISSLSRSGKEAQISELEAMLPKAGSVSFTRQQAPLGLGHAVWCARDLIGDEPFALLLPDMVSFGEHGCLAGLMDLYREVGGNVVGVEQCAPEEASKYGIVGKGETVRHGFAVTEMVEKPAAGRAPSNYYLNGRYILQPEIFSILAHQPRGAGNEIQLTDGMLKLSATQTFHAHPYQGRTFDCGSKQGFIEANVAFALDRPDIGDGVFESVREIVLSYESRIRAA